The Chitinophagales bacterium genome window below encodes:
- a CDS encoding alkaline phosphatase D family protein translates to MNKSIILLFCLITGSLIALAQNITHGPVTGGVTQNKAKVLFFADQSINAQLRYSKQANFSSYDSINASSDPANGNVLKFNLNELESNTRYYHQAYLGGSPASDVGTFKTKPCDGESGNYTFLMGSCQNENRSNDEVFAEMLNHPADFFLQIGDWGYPDDTDNLPNNNDFFPADYSRVIEAYKNKYDYQHMKEFLKTTWMDYVWDDHDYVDDNTSRNTSSYTDFGTNPTLLEIPFPPGTRRNAIKGYYDLFPGFEPVDSSEGTYHKFRYGNIEVFMLDDRAARSPVNDAIQEVNGDYVYAPPPGHSILGDEQRAWLLENLKKSTATWKFITTATAFNLTYRDAIQGVLNLPNLAGLPLASALVDCWSGYPMDQDSIINMVNRENIDGVVMMSGDTHTSGIDNGQAGGLPEIMAGCLSQTNSALVTTVPLLSFGLVWSEGGQGIGNLNTNDGFGKISIDGDNAVTLEVIDENGTVITDYTIYSCSYYSGLDLQLVSTEDNKCFGDTSGMVEVAATGGTPPYRYTIDRETYQSSPVFTGLTKGQHTLAVKDSTGCTKEICFSIEQPDSLEININTTPVTCNSNADGISAIDVSGGVGAYTYQWQDSSITTAFDSNLLAGNYQVTVSDSNQCSKQVAFEITEPDALTFNAILEDVSCHGGSDGIATIIPSGGVSPIDILWEDGQNTFTNNQLEYAYNSFTLTDSNSCTYTDSVFIDQADSLYINPEVTPDNGNRSGRIVLNPQGGTPPYLYQWQGPSRSDTLKNIAAGSYSLNLIDANGCLLKTVIEVPMDSSVNVEDAEFSRFLKIYPNPASTSVQIEWNSDEKAEHAEIFDLNGKSIWSKVMGQNTTQFSINVSDWPTGVYLIQIQLNDGLAVKRFVVQE, encoded by the coding sequence ATGAATAAATCCATTATTTTACTTTTCTGTTTAATCACAGGAAGTCTTATAGCTCTTGCCCAGAACATTACTCATGGACCTGTTACGGGCGGAGTTACTCAAAATAAAGCAAAAGTGCTCTTCTTTGCCGATCAAAGCATAAATGCTCAGTTGCGCTATTCTAAACAGGCCAATTTCAGCAGCTACGATTCAATAAATGCAAGCAGCGATCCGGCCAATGGAAATGTGTTAAAATTCAATCTAAACGAGCTTGAAAGCAATACCCGCTATTATCACCAGGCCTATTTAGGTGGAAGCCCCGCTTCTGATGTGGGGACTTTTAAGACAAAACCATGTGATGGAGAAAGTGGCAATTATACTTTCCTGATGGGGTCTTGTCAAAACGAAAACAGAAGCAATGATGAGGTTTTTGCAGAAATGCTCAATCATCCGGCAGACTTTTTCTTGCAAATAGGCGATTGGGGATATCCTGATGATACAGATAATTTGCCAAATAACAATGATTTTTTTCCGGCAGATTACTCACGTGTAATTGAAGCCTATAAAAACAAGTACGATTATCAGCACATGAAAGAATTCCTGAAAACCACATGGATGGATTATGTTTGGGATGATCATGATTATGTGGATGACAATACTTCGCGAAATACATCCTCCTATACAGATTTTGGGACAAACCCCACTCTATTGGAAATCCCTTTTCCTCCGGGCACCAGGCGAAATGCTATCAAAGGATATTACGATCTTTTTCCAGGCTTTGAACCGGTGGACTCTTCCGAGGGAACTTATCACAAATTCCGCTATGGAAATATTGAAGTTTTTATGTTGGATGATCGTGCTGCCCGATCGCCTGTAAATGACGCTATACAGGAAGTCAATGGAGACTATGTTTACGCACCTCCTCCCGGACATTCAATTTTAGGAGACGAGCAAAGAGCCTGGCTATTGGAAAACCTGAAAAAATCCACTGCTACCTGGAAATTTATTACTACAGCTACTGCTTTTAATCTCACCTACAGAGATGCTATTCAGGGTGTGTTAAATTTACCCAATCTTGCAGGGTTGCCACTGGCATCTGCCCTGGTTGATTGTTGGAGCGGCTATCCTATGGATCAGGATTCTATTATTAACATGGTGAATCGCGAAAATATTGACGGGGTAGTAATGATGAGTGGAGACACGCATACTTCGGGAATTGATAATGGCCAGGCAGGTGGTTTGCCGGAAATAATGGCCGGTTGTTTGTCACAAACCAATTCAGCACTGGTAACAACTGTGCCCCTTTTGAGTTTTGGCTTAGTCTGGAGCGAAGGTGGTCAGGGCATAGGCAATTTAAATACCAATGACGGTTTTGGGAAGATATCAATTGATGGAGACAATGCTGTAACATTAGAGGTGATTGATGAAAATGGTACTGTAATTACTGATTACACAATATACAGTTGCAGCTATTACAGTGGGCTTGATCTGCAGTTAGTAAGTACTGAAGACAACAAATGTTTTGGTGATACTTCAGGAATGGTAGAGGTTGCAGCTACAGGAGGGACTCCTCCTTACCGTTATACGATAGACCGTGAAACCTATCAAAGTAGCCCGGTTTTCACTGGCCTGACGAAAGGACAACATACACTTGCCGTAAAGGATAGCACAGGATGTACCAAAGAAATTTGTTTTTCAATCGAGCAGCCCGATTCGCTCGAAATCAATATCAATACGACACCTGTAACGTGCAATAGTAATGCAGATGGCATTTCTGCTATTGATGTAAGTGGTGGAGTTGGTGCATATACCTATCAGTGGCAGGACAGTAGTATTACTACTGCTTTTGACAGCAATTTATTGGCAGGCAATTACCAGGTAACTGTATCAGACAGTAATCAATGTTCAAAGCAAGTTGCTTTTGAAATTACAGAGCCTGATGCTTTAACCTTTAATGCCATTCTGGAAGATGTGAGTTGTCATGGGGGCTCAGATGGCATTGCCACTATTATCCCTTCAGGAGGAGTAAGTCCCATTGATATTTTGTGGGAAGATGGGCAAAATACATTTACTAATAATCAGCTTGAGTATGCTTACAATAGTTTTACGCTTACAGACAGTAATTCCTGTACCTATACCGATTCAGTTTTTATTGACCAGGCAGATTCTTTATATATCAACCCAGAAGTAACGCCTGACAATGGCAACAGAAGTGGCCGTATAGTATTGAATCCACAGGGTGGAACTCCTCCCTATCTTTATCAATGGCAGGGGCCTTCCCGTTCAGATACATTGAAAAATATTGCTGCAGGAAGTTATTCTCTCAATTTAATAGATGCCAATGGCTGTTTGTTGAAAACAGTAATTGAAGTGCCAATGGACAGCAGTGTTAATGTTGAGGACGCAGAATTCAGTCGATTTTTGAAAATATATCCCAATCCCGCAAGCACTTCAGTGCAAATAGAATGGAACAGCGATGAAAAAGCTGAGCATGCTGAAATCTTTGATTTGAATGGAAAATCTATTTGGAGCAAAGTGATGGGGCAAAATACAACTCAATTTAGCATTAATGTGAGCGATTGGCCGACAGGAGTTTATCTTATCCAAATTCAACTGAATGATGGCTTAGCTGTTAAACGCTTTGTAGTTCAGGAATAA
- a CDS encoding HAD family phosphatase, protein MHFIKNIIFDLGGVIINLDMSATEAAFYKLLGEKAHVLKSPEAQQQIFYPFEKGKISDIQFRQYIRDFTGENLSDSEIDAAWNAMLGSIPIERLNFLNKIKNNYRIFLLSNTNTIHYRAFNQILNRAHQLEDLSSFFENCYYSQQVAMRKPDAEIFEHVLTQNGLVPEETLFLDDTLMHLEGASELGIHVEQVKAERDIFSILSDFKY, encoded by the coding sequence ATGCATTTTATAAAAAACATCATTTTCGACCTGGGCGGGGTAATTATTAACCTGGATATGTCGGCCACAGAAGCTGCATTTTATAAATTACTCGGAGAAAAAGCACATGTGCTAAAATCCCCTGAAGCACAACAGCAAATTTTTTATCCCTTCGAAAAAGGTAAAATCAGCGATATTCAATTCAGGCAGTACATTCGAGATTTTACTGGCGAAAATCTAAGCGATTCAGAAATTGATGCAGCATGGAATGCAATGCTTGGTTCAATTCCTATAGAGCGCCTGAATTTTTTGAACAAGATTAAAAACAATTACAGAATTTTCCTTTTGAGCAATACCAATACTATTCATTATCGCGCATTCAATCAAATTCTGAATAGAGCACATCAACTTGAAGACTTAAGCTCCTTTTTTGAAAATTGCTATTACTCTCAGCAAGTAGCTATGCGCAAGCCCGATGCAGAAATTTTTGAGCATGTACTCACACAAAATGGTTTAGTGCCTGAAGAGACCCTTTTTCTTGATGATACGCTAATGCATCTTGAAGGCGCTTCTGAACTGGGTATTCATGTAGAGCAAGTAAAGGCCGAACGCGATATTTTTTCGATTTTAAGCGATTTTAAATATTAG
- a CDS encoding LysM peptidoglycan-binding domain-containing protein, with protein sequence MKKLLTYSFYISFFLSSILLWGQETQKPVFHTVEKGNTIYSLSRQYKVSVLDIKTWNDMKSNNLSVGDKIIVGYREFEETSDLEEKSKVAGEYIPDDEPEQKTEKIDPEKIDSGKITMEPRADEKNTPPASLEDLGTDIDDENIYNISLETVEETKGTESKDLSKSMALPKPTSLVFCGGVNNGVPVGVSTVFYKQASSNYFYVFLEIQEQFDDSELIVELYQKEDFSKRFNNHKRTQKFAIKARWKYTSFRYEIPEPGEYRMMVFNSQKKKLAEGFFVILEK encoded by the coding sequence GTGAAAAAACTATTGACATACAGCTTTTATATTTCTTTTTTTCTGAGCAGTATCTTGCTTTGGGGACAGGAAACGCAAAAACCTGTTTTCCATACGGTTGAAAAGGGCAATACCATTTACAGCCTTTCGCGCCAATACAAGGTTTCTGTATTGGACATTAAGACCTGGAACGATATGAAGTCCAACAATTTGTCAGTTGGGGATAAAATAATTGTTGGTTACCGGGAATTTGAAGAAACCAGTGACCTGGAAGAGAAAAGTAAAGTAGCTGGGGAATATATTCCCGATGATGAGCCGGAGCAGAAAACAGAAAAAATTGATCCTGAAAAAATTGACAGTGGTAAAATTACGATGGAACCCAGGGCTGACGAAAAAAACACTCCACCTGCTTCACTTGAAGATCTCGGCACAGATATAGACGATGAGAATATCTACAATATCTCACTGGAAACTGTAGAAGAAACAAAAGGTACAGAATCCAAAGATCTTAGTAAATCTATGGCGCTTCCAAAACCTACCTCACTTGTTTTTTGTGGAGGCGTAAACAATGGTGTCCCGGTTGGGGTAAGTACTGTATTTTACAAACAGGCATCGAGCAATTATTTTTATGTTTTTCTTGAAATTCAGGAACAGTTTGATGACAGCGAGCTCATTGTAGAGCTCTATCAAAAGGAAGATTTTTCAAAACGTTTTAACAACCACAAGCGGACTCAAAAATTTGCAATTAAAGCACGCTGGAAATATACCAGTTTTAGGTATGAAATTCCTGAACCCGGAGAATACCGCATGATGGTTTTTAATTCACAGAAGAAAAAATTGGCCGAAGGGTTTTTTGTGATTTTAGAAAAATAG
- a CDS encoding DegT/DnrJ/EryC1/StrS family aminotransferase: MINVTKTFLPPKAEYDKYLDRIWASNWITNKGPLSAELEKKLADYLNVKHIILVSNGTIALQLLYKALGLKNKVITTPFSYVATTSSIVWEGLELIFCDIDPETLCPDFKAIRLALENDSSISAIVLTHVYGNSGPLEEYQQLADKYNIPLIYDAAHSFNVKYNNQSILNFGKAATLSFHATKLFHTIEGGAIATNDDELATKVEYMRRFGHDEMGGFFGLGINAKSSEFNAAMGLAVLPYVSEIIEKRKAIFEIYDRYLTGKVIPLNWNEALDQNYAYYPVFLKSEPDVIKVKDFLQKKDIHLRRYFHPSLNQLPYVEHVSCPVSEDLASRVLCLPLDIDLDEAEIKNVAELFLQALNS, translated from the coding sequence ATGATCAATGTTACTAAAACCTTTTTGCCACCAAAGGCAGAATATGATAAATACCTGGATCGGATTTGGGCATCAAACTGGATCACAAATAAAGGGCCATTAAGTGCAGAGTTGGAAAAGAAACTGGCTGATTATCTAAATGTGAAGCATATTATACTTGTTTCCAATGGCACAATCGCTCTACAACTTTTATACAAAGCACTGGGGCTTAAGAATAAGGTAATTACAACGCCCTTTTCATATGTAGCCACTACTTCCAGTATAGTATGGGAAGGTCTGGAGCTGATTTTCTGCGATATTGATCCCGAAACACTTTGTCCTGACTTCAAAGCCATTAGATTAGCTCTGGAAAATGACAGTTCAATTTCAGCAATTGTACTGACCCATGTTTATGGCAATAGCGGCCCCCTGGAAGAGTATCAGCAATTGGCCGATAAGTACAATATTCCATTGATATACGATGCTGCGCATAGTTTTAATGTGAAGTACAATAATCAATCGATCTTAAATTTTGGAAAAGCAGCCACATTGAGTTTTCATGCTACTAAATTGTTTCACACTATTGAAGGTGGTGCCATAGCTACCAATGATGATGAACTTGCTACAAAAGTGGAATACATGAGGCGTTTTGGACATGATGAAATGGGTGGTTTTTTCGGCCTGGGTATTAATGCAAAATCATCGGAATTCAATGCTGCAATGGGTCTGGCTGTTTTGCCCTATGTTTCAGAAATAATTGAAAAACGCAAAGCAATATTTGAAATATACGATAGGTATTTGACCGGAAAAGTAATTCCTCTTAATTGGAATGAGGCGCTGGATCAGAATTACGCATATTACCCTGTTTTTCTAAAAAGTGAACCTGATGTAATTAAAGTCAAGGATTTTTTACAGAAAAAAGACATTCACCTAAGGCGTTATTTTCATCCTTCTTTGAATCAATTGCCATATGTAGAGCATGTTTCCTGCCCGGTATCTGAAGACCTTGCATCAAGGGTTTTGTGTTTGCCACTGGATATTGACTTGGATGAAGCAGAAATAAAAAATGTAGCTGAATTGTTCTTGCAAGCTTTAAACTCCTGA
- a CDS encoding lysylphosphatidylglycerol synthase transmembrane domain-containing protein, translated as MADKAKIKSRFWWVVRNILFPVAGVLLLYVAFRGKDYSSIWEAMKEANLWWFFLPRIFMLLSHWARAWRWVLQLRTFGHNTSIHTAFHAVLATFFVNIYLSKVGDFYRCWALKETEQIPFSRSFGTLIMEKLVDLIMLIGFFGLATILKYKEVSGFLKNQIWNNLKEKVLLVLPQEYWLPLMGGFVLLAIIAFYIWRKYNSGQSTFQARIKEIFTNIWQGVISIKNIKNSSAFIALSFFIFLCYLINFQLCFYAMEGTAHLNIIDALFIFATSAFSQAAPIQGNIGAFHWVVSESLQVLKITPEIALAWATAMHATGMVFRIVTGLISVLYLKSRGVGIAALGKQNEEAHKG; from the coding sequence GTGGCAGATAAGGCAAAAATAAAATCGCGTTTTTGGTGGGTGGTCAGGAATATTTTATTTCCGGTCGCTGGTGTTTTACTGCTTTATGTGGCTTTTCGCGGAAAAGATTATTCGAGTATATGGGAAGCGATGAAAGAAGCCAACTTGTGGTGGTTTTTCCTTCCGCGTATTTTCATGCTTTTATCACATTGGGCCAGAGCCTGGCGCTGGGTGCTGCAATTGCGCACCTTTGGACACAATACTTCTATCCACACTGCCTTTCATGCAGTGCTGGCTACTTTTTTTGTCAATATTTATCTTTCAAAGGTGGGGGATTTTTATCGCTGTTGGGCTTTAAAAGAAACAGAACAAATTCCATTTAGCCGATCTTTTGGCACATTAATAATGGAAAAATTAGTTGATCTGATTATGCTTATCGGTTTCTTTGGCCTTGCTACAATACTTAAGTACAAGGAAGTTTCCGGTTTTTTGAAAAACCAGATTTGGAACAACCTCAAAGAAAAAGTGCTTTTAGTCCTGCCGCAGGAATACTGGCTGCCATTAATGGGGGGATTTGTCTTGCTGGCAATTATAGCTTTTTATATCTGGCGAAAATACAATTCGGGACAAAGTACTTTTCAAGCCAGGATAAAAGAAATTTTCACCAATATATGGCAGGGCGTAATTTCTATTAAAAACATAAAAAACAGCAGTGCTTTTATTGCATTGAGCTTCTTTATTTTCCTATGCTATCTGATTAATTTTCAGCTCTGTTTCTATGCAATGGAAGGCACTGCACACCTCAATATTATTGATGCACTTTTTATTTTCGCCACAAGTGCATTCAGCCAGGCAGCTCCGATTCAGGGTAATATTGGCGCTTTTCACTGGGTGGTTTCAGAATCGCTTCAGGTTTTAAAAATCACTCCTGAAATTGCACTGGCCTGGGCAACTGCAATGCATGCAACGGGCATGGTTTTTAGAATAGTTACAGGTTTGATCAGTGTGCTTTATTTAAAAAGCAGAGGCGTTGGGATTGCAGCGCTTGGAAAGCAAAATGAAGAAGCGCACAAGGGATAA
- a CDS encoding regulatory protein RecX: MQTEKILLKLMRYCAYQERCPADIRKKAAKFEISEAETEALIKRLIEENYIDIKRYASAYARGKFHQNKWGKVKIEQGLRQKEIDEKHIDYGLREISRKEYSDTLQKLIAQKWKSANGKNDFEKKQKLAAFLLRKGYESDLVWDLVNQIK; encoded by the coding sequence ATGCAAACAGAAAAGATCCTTCTTAAACTTATGCGCTATTGTGCCTACCAGGAACGTTGCCCGGCAGATATTCGAAAAAAAGCTGCAAAGTTTGAAATCTCAGAAGCTGAAACAGAAGCACTGATTAAAAGGTTAATAGAAGAAAACTATATCGATATAAAGCGTTATGCCAGTGCCTATGCACGAGGAAAATTTCATCAGAACAAATGGGGAAAAGTAAAGATAGAACAGGGTTTGAGGCAAAAAGAAATTGATGAGAAACACATAGATTACGGGCTGCGGGAAATTTCCCGAAAAGAGTATTCAGATACACTTCAGAAACTGATTGCCCAGAAATGGAAATCAGCTAATGGCAAAAATGATTTTGAGAAAAAACAAAAGCTTGCTGCTTTTTTGCTGCGAAAGGGCTATGAATCGGATTTGGTTTGGGATTTAGTGAACCAAATAAAATAA
- a CDS encoding MFS transporter, translating into MKNKQALFFLFSANSVSGMAQGISMIAIPWYFSNQLEKPALFGKIYLIIAFLSLFWGLYSGTLIDRFNRKNIMQVYTLVGTVFLSVVAAVGMLNGFVPALLVAMVFGFTFLIYNIHYPNLYAFLQEITEPKNYSRITSYIEIQGQTTTAFAGALAAILLAGTKDGTLNLLGFAIPVGFEIQPWSLQKVFMLNASTYLIAFFLVSQIRFVPFSTRVKEIQTVYERVRTGLIFLRKNPLLFLFGNATFGVFLGVLISNFYLKPIYIKQHLLQAADVYAAYEMYFAFGSVLAGLAITRIFYGFTMVKAVIILSVCGGAIFVFNSFNTNLFWFYAVTFLLGLCNAGIRIMRVTYFFKNIPNQLIGRSSSVFMTMNVLFRIVIVALISNAFFTTEGRVVWVYFVFGIVVILAALSLIPFYKKLVNLKPKLPDALQDLLEKDLKQ; encoded by the coding sequence TTGAAAAACAAACAAGCATTGTTTTTTCTATTTTCTGCCAATTCCGTTTCAGGAATGGCACAAGGCATCAGTATGATCGCAATTCCCTGGTATTTCAGCAATCAGTTGGAAAAACCTGCTTTGTTTGGAAAGATTTATCTGATCATTGCTTTTCTCTCTTTGTTTTGGGGATTGTACAGCGGTACTTTGATTGATCGGTTCAACAGGAAAAATATCATGCAGGTTTATACACTTGTTGGTACCGTGTTTTTATCTGTTGTGGCTGCGGTTGGAATGTTGAATGGTTTTGTGCCTGCACTTTTGGTAGCCATGGTTTTTGGGTTTACTTTTTTGATTTATAATATCCACTATCCTAATCTCTATGCTTTTTTGCAGGAAATTACCGAGCCGAAAAACTACAGCCGCATTACTTCCTATATTGAAATACAGGGGCAAACCACCACTGCTTTTGCCGGAGCCCTTGCTGCAATTCTACTGGCAGGCACTAAAGATGGGACTTTAAATTTGCTTGGATTTGCTATTCCTGTGGGGTTTGAAATTCAGCCCTGGAGTTTGCAAAAGGTCTTTATGCTGAATGCCTCTACTTATCTCATTGCATTTTTTCTGGTCAGTCAGATCCGTTTTGTGCCTTTTTCAACAAGGGTGAAAGAAATTCAAACGGTCTATGAAAGAGTAAGAACCGGCTTGATTTTCTTGAGGAAAAATCCCTTGCTGTTTTTGTTTGGAAATGCCACATTTGGGGTTTTCCTGGGTGTACTGATCAGCAATTTTTACCTCAAACCCATTTATATCAAACAGCACTTGCTACAGGCAGCAGATGTGTATGCGGCATATGAAATGTATTTTGCCTTTGGCAGTGTGCTGGCTGGTTTGGCCATCACCAGGATATTCTATGGATTTACTATGGTAAAGGCTGTGATCATTTTATCGGTATGCGGTGGGGCAATTTTTGTATTTAACAGTTTTAATACCAATCTGTTTTGGTTTTATGCGGTAACATTTCTGTTGGGACTTTGCAATGCAGGTATTCGTATTATGCGCGTGACTTATTTTTTCAAAAACATTCCCAATCAACTGATCGGGCGCAGCAGCAGCGTTTTTATGACCATGAATGTGCTGTTTAGAATAGTTATTGTGGCACTAATTTCCAATGCTTTTTTCACTACTGAAGGCAGGGTGGTTTGGGTTTATTTTGTATTTGGTATAGTAGTGATTTTAGCGGCATTGTCTCTAATACCATTTTATAAAAAGTTGGTCAATTTGAAACCCAAACTGCCCGATGCCTTGCAGGATTTGTTGGAAAAGGATTTGAAGCAATGA
- a CDS encoding ankyrin repeat domain-containing protein, translating into MKKTIISILTFVIFSQGILLADDSAKQIEAALQSNDNKKLEELFSSGTDPNIKNANGDPYCVTAAIWPEMIEAFIKAGANVNEAGKSDYSPLLMAVTMASEESVKLLIEAGADVNFSQKANGLSVLHYATWRSNCGKCIEYLIAAGANVNALDNNKETPATLMVTAMSPEERASTVHYTTNAMKNFGYNNLPEKYTNPKAEDWDSPADIMGLLLDADLDPNLKNKQGVNALMNAAYFNKVAIMDKLVKNGAKLKDKDKLGKTIWAYAIDGGAGDALVYMINNKIANVDETFTWFDDKMGINMKGMTALSVASVNGSAESIKTLLDLGAKCYSTSSGNFYSGGCLGVVKDKTPLVYAIESGKLENVKVIIENCEKPKIWQNWSLFEVRPTKIAKYNHCYGGKSWLRPWTYAEYYGFSDIADYLQKEFDTYTLGKAK; encoded by the coding sequence ATGAAAAAGACAATTATTTCAATCCTCACTTTTGTGATATTTTCACAAGGAATTCTTTTAGCTGACGACTCTGCAAAACAAATTGAAGCAGCTCTTCAAAGCAATGACAACAAAAAACTCGAAGAGCTATTTAGCAGTGGAACTGACCCGAATATCAAAAATGCCAATGGAGACCCTTATTGCGTTACGGCTGCTATTTGGCCGGAAATGATTGAAGCGTTTATCAAAGCTGGAGCTAATGTAAACGAAGCCGGTAAATCCGACTATTCTCCCCTACTGATGGCTGTTACAATGGCAAGTGAAGAAAGCGTAAAACTATTGATAGAAGCAGGCGCTGATGTCAATTTTTCTCAAAAAGCAAATGGGCTTTCTGTACTGCACTATGCTACATGGAGGAGCAATTGCGGTAAATGCATTGAATATCTTATTGCAGCGGGAGCCAATGTAAATGCTTTAGACAATAACAAGGAAACTCCAGCAACACTAATGGTAACTGCAATGTCTCCTGAAGAAAGGGCAAGTACGGTACATTACACCACCAATGCAATGAAAAATTTTGGCTACAATAATTTGCCTGAAAAATATACCAACCCAAAAGCCGAGGATTGGGACAGCCCCGCAGATATAATGGGCTTATTGCTTGATGCCGATTTAGATCCAAATTTAAAAAACAAGCAAGGCGTAAATGCTTTAATGAATGCAGCCTATTTTAATAAAGTGGCCATTATGGATAAATTGGTCAAAAATGGAGCTAAACTCAAAGACAAGGATAAATTGGGGAAAACAATTTGGGCTTATGCTATTGATGGTGGTGCAGGAGATGCCCTGGTTTATATGATCAACAATAAAATCGCGAATGTAGATGAAACATTTACCTGGTTTGATGATAAAATGGGCATTAACATGAAAGGCATGACTGCTTTATCTGTAGCATCTGTAAACGGGAGTGCAGAAAGTATAAAAACCCTTTTGGATTTAGGTGCTAAATGTTATTCTACCTCTTCCGGAAATTTTTATTCTGGCGGATGTCTTGGAGTGGTAAAAGACAAAACACCCTTGGTTTATGCCATAGAATCGGGAAAGTTGGAAAATGTAAAAGTAATCATCGAGAATTGTGAAAAACCGAAAATATGGCAAAACTGGTCTTTATTTGAAGTTCGGCCAACTAAAATCGCGAAATACAATCATTGCTATGGAGGTAAGTCTTGGCTGAGACCATGGACCTATGCTGAATATTATGGCTTTTCGGATATAGCCGATTACTTACAAAAAGAATTTGACACCTATACTTTAGGTAAAGCGAAATGA